A segment of the Streptomyces sp. NBC_00376 genome:
GACCCGGGCTCCATCGCGGTGGTGGGAATGGTGACGTTCCACGGGACCGGGGCGCCGGGAGTGCAGTCGACCACCCCGCCCTCGAACCTGCCGACCGCCTCGCCGGTCTTCTGGGTCTGGGCGACCAGGCCCGAGAGCGATATGCGGGCCGGCTTGTTGCAGGTGGCGGTACCGCCGACGGCGACCTGTCCGGTCTTGGTGTCGACCTTGCCCTCGGGGTTCAGGCCGAGCCCGATGGCCAGCGCGGCCGGAGGCTCGGCGGTGCGGGCGTGCACCTCGCCGCGCAGGGGCAGCGCGGAGCCGTTGCAGTACTGCTCGAAGGTGGCGTCGAGTTCACGGACGTAGCCGTAGGGGCCGTAGGAGATGTGGGAGACGGTGAACGAACCGGTGCTGGTGGTGCACCACCGGTCGTCGGCCCCGAACTCCAGCCGCGGGTCCTGTGGCTGGGCGTCGGGCCAGCGGGAGGCCCCGGTGTAGGTGGCGCCCTCGGTCAGCTTCTGGCCCTCGGGGGCCTGGAGGTGGAGGGACCAGCGCTTGCCCTCGGGAGTGACGATCGTGACGCCCACGGCGCTCTGGGCGGTGGGCCCCGATACGTCGAACATCTCGACCGAGCCGGCCGTGAACTCCTGGGACCGGCCGTCCGAGACGAACTCACCCGCCTCGCCGCTGAACGCGAGCGAACCCGAGACCGCTTCGTGGGCCTGTGCGGTGCCGGACAGCGGAGCCGCCGCCACTGCCATGGCCATCGCCGCCGTGAGGACGGCCGCCGCGCGGGCCGCCCTGCGTCCGGTCGTGCTGCTCTTCATCAAGGTTCTTCCTCCTGCGGGAGCGTTGCCCGTCCCGGTGAGCCGGAACGGGGCTGCACACGCGTCACCGAATGACAGTGCCGGTCAAGCCGGACGGAGGGGGGCGGCTTCGATCTCCTCGGTGACGCAGGCAGGAAGCTAACAGCGCCCACTGACAGCGCTGATGCAGATGCGGTCAGCCGATGCAGATGACGAGCAGGCAGAGCTGGTCCGGCGGTGTTGCCGCGGGGGCGGGATTCCGGGACGGCGTGTCCGCCGCGGGGGCGGCCGGAGGGGTGGTCGTGCCCGGGGCCGGGGCGCTGGTGGCGGGCGTTTCGGCCGTCGCGGGCGTGGTGCGTGGCTTCGGGGTCGTCGCCGAGGCGGGGCGGGCCGCGACGACGGGCAGCCGCGTGCGCTTCGTGCGGGCGGTGGACACCGCGACGGTGATCCTCCGCGACGAGCCGCTCGTGGTGGCCGGGTGGGTGTCGGTACCGGAGCTCTGCGGGGCGCGGGTACTCGGCCGGGTGGACGACGAGTCGGTTTCGGTGGCGTTGTCGGTACCGGTACCGGGGGCGTCGGCCCGGTCCGGGGCGGTGGCCCTCGGCTCGGGTGCCGTGGCGGCCGCCTGTGCGTCGTGGCCGGTGGACGGCCGGGAGGACGGCAGTACGGCGAGGGTGAGGCCGCCCCCGACGAGCGCGACGGTCGACGCGAGCACGGCACGGCGCCGGTGCTTCTTCCAGCGCGCCAGTTGGCGACGCCGGGCGGCGCGGCCCTGAGTGGTGGGCATGGCGGATGTGGAGGAAGTGGTGGACGCGGCCGGGGCGTCGGGGGCGTCAGGGGTGTCGTCGGCGAAGCCGAAGTCGAAACAGTGCGCCGAGTCCGGATGGGCAGCCTGCTCCGGGAACTCCTGCGCGGGCCGGCCCGCCCCCGCCGAAGCGATGGTTGCCGGGGCCGCGCTGTGGCGGTGATGGCCGGAGGGGGCGATGTCCGGTGCGTACGCGCCGCAGCCGGGGCACACCAGGGCCCCGTTGAGGGTCCGGCGGCACGAGGAGCAGTAGTCCATCCGCGATCCTTCTGTACCGACCGCGCCACCAGGCACTCCGGCGACCTGTTCGAGTTCGCACTCCTGACCGAGCGGGCAACAACGTAACGGCTCCCACGGGAGGTTGTGCGTAGCAGGTGTGTTGCTCTCGCGAAGATCTCCGCCGGTGCAGGCGCCAGGCCGGGATCCACTCGGATTCGGTCACAATGCGAGACGAGCTGTCTTGAATGGTGGATGCGATGTCATGGTTGCACCCTGCACACACATCTGCCGGGGAGGCTGCCGTGCGCCGTTGGATGATGCTCGCTCTCGGGACCGCGGCGCAGACCGTCGCCTGCACCTTCCTCTACGGACTTCCGTACACCTCGGAGACGCTGAGGCGGGACAACGGTCTGAC
Coding sequences within it:
- a CDS encoding SCO2400 family protein, producing MDYCSSCRRTLNGALVCPGCGAYAPDIAPSGHHRHSAAPATIASAGAGRPAQEFPEQAAHPDSAHCFDFGFADDTPDAPDAPAASTTSSTSAMPTTQGRAARRRQLARWKKHRRRAVLASTVALVGGGLTLAVLPSSRPSTGHDAQAAATAPEPRATAPDRADAPGTGTDNATETDSSSTRPSTRAPQSSGTDTHPATTSGSSRRITVAVSTARTKRTRLPVVAARPASATTPKPRTTPATAETPATSAPAPGTTTPPAAPAADTPSRNPAPAATPPDQLCLLVICIG